One Belonocnema kinseyi isolate 2016_QV_RU_SX_M_011 chromosome 6, B_treatae_v1, whole genome shotgun sequence genomic region harbors:
- the LOC117174534 gene encoding uncharacterized protein LOC117174534, protein MFVFPRKRENLMLLDDGPPGSFALYHESGWIQKETFILWFKKFIEFACPTAEKPVLLILDGQTSHTKNIELIRVARDSYFIILSFSPHSKLYKDAVFRAAVPQTAVSGFLKTGIFPFNRDAFPDHLYVPSEGPGDDARSPVVRTDEFWQPELLRTSLPYL, encoded by the exons ATGTTTGTTTTCCCGCGAAAAAGGGAAAATCTTATGCTTTTGGATGACGGGCCGCCAGGATCGTTTGCCCTGTATCATGAAAGTGGATGGATCCAAAAGGAAACTTTCATCCTTTGGTTCAAGAAATTCATCGAGTTTGCTTGTCCCACAGCTGAAAAGCCAGTGCTTTTGATTCTGGATGGACAAACTTCCCACACGAAAAATATAGAACTCATCAGAGTAGCACGAGATAGTTACTTTATCATCCTGAGCTTTTCTCCACATT CAAAACTTTACAAGGATGCCGTTTTTAGAGCAGCTGTGCCACAAACTGCTGTAAGTGGTTTTCTAAAAACGGGAATATTCCCCTTTAATCGAGATGCGTTTCCTGATCATCTGTATGTACCATCGGAAGGCCCTGGTGATGATGCCCGCTCTCCAGTAGTCAGAACTGATGAGTTCTGGCAACCAGAGCTGCTGAGGACCAGCCTTCCATATCTGTGA